A genomic segment from Candidatus Deferrimicrobiaceae bacterium encodes:
- a CDS encoding LysE family transporter yields the protein MNFASPAAIFVSSFIIALSGALMPGPLLAVTVRDTSRQGFVAAPLLVLGHGILEAGLLALILLGLAEWVRGDMATSVIALAGGAMLLWMAVGMIREVRTLRLDVNGREAASRTGGGDGRRASLFRPVFSGIVASISNPYWTIWWATIGLGYLLISQKLGTAGIALFFAGHILADAVWYLFIGFAVSAGRNRFTDRVYRWIVGSCALFLFFFAISFGYFGVTRLFRIW from the coding sequence ATGAATTTCGCCTCGCCCGCCGCCATATTCGTGTCGTCCTTCATCATCGCCCTCTCGGGCGCCCTGATGCCGGGCCCGCTCCTCGCGGTGACCGTCCGGGACACGAGCCGGCAGGGGTTCGTGGCGGCTCCGCTTCTCGTCCTGGGGCACGGAATTCTCGAGGCCGGGCTTCTCGCGCTCATCCTGCTCGGGCTGGCGGAATGGGTGCGGGGGGATATGGCGACGTCGGTGATCGCCCTGGCGGGGGGGGCGATGCTTCTCTGGATGGCGGTGGGGATGATCCGTGAAGTCCGGACGCTTCGGCTCGATGTGAACGGAAGGGAGGCGGCTTCCCGGACCGGGGGGGGCGACGGCAGGCGCGCGAGTCTTTTCCGCCCGGTATTCTCCGGCATCGTGGCGTCGATTTCGAACCCCTACTGGACGATCTGGTGGGCCACGATCGGCCTGGGCTACCTTCTCATCTCGCAAAAGCTGGGGACCGCGGGAATCGCCCTGTTCTTCGCCGGGCACATCCTGGCCGATGCCGTCTGGTACCTGTTCATCGGCTTCGCCGTGTCCGCGGGGAGAAACCGCTTCACCGACCGCGTCTACCGCTGGATCGTGGGCTCCTGCGCCCTGTTCCTCTTCTTTTTCGCGATCTCGTTCGGGTATTTCGGAGTGACCAGGCTCTTCCGCATTTGGTGA
- a CDS encoding NUDIX hydrolase, translated as MLARGPLPTVDIIIEVGEKIVLIRRKHPPAGWAIPGGFIDRGERAEEAAIREAREETGLSVTLTALLGVYSDPARDPRRHTISTVYVATAEGTPKGGDDASEARLFGRRSLPTPLAFDHAKILADYFRFRRTGRRPL; from the coding sequence ATGTTGGCCCGTGGCCCCCTTCCCACCGTGGACATCATCATCGAGGTCGGCGAGAAGATCGTCCTCATCCGGAGGAAACACCCCCCCGCCGGATGGGCCATCCCCGGGGGGTTCATCGACCGGGGGGAGAGGGCGGAAGAAGCGGCGATCCGGGAGGCGCGGGAGGAGACGGGTCTTTCGGTGACCCTCACCGCCCTTCTCGGCGTCTATTCCGATCCGGCCCGGGACCCCCGCCGGCACACGATCTCGACCGTGTACGTCGCCACGGCGGAGGGAACGCCGAAAGGGGGGGACGACGCCTCCGAGGCCCGGCTCTTCGGGCGGCGGAGCCTGCCCACCCCCCTCGCCTTCGACCACGCGAAGATCCTCGCCGACTATTTCCGCTTCCGGAGGACCGGAAGGCGTCCCCTGTAA
- a CDS encoding pyridoxal phosphate-dependent aminotransferase produces MKKLARRVGKIQPSPTLAITSKAKAMKAQGIDVVGFGAGEPDFDTPDHIKAVAKKALDDGYTKYTPVPGTPELKDAVIAKFKRDNGLEYKRENIIVSVGAKHSIYNVAQAFFEEGDEIVIPAPYWVSYPDIVLLAGATPVIVDTKEEHGFKLTPEELDRAITPRTKCVILNSPSNPTGAAYTGEELKRIAEVIVRRDVTVLSDDIYEKLVYDGFRFASIASFGEEIRKRTIVVNGLSKAYSMTGWRIGYVAADKELVEAMNNIQSQSTSNPVSFCDKAAVEALNGPQDFLKGWVAEFDRRRRYIVDRLNKIPGVSCLLPQGAFYVFPNFSKVYGKKTPSGRKIDSSSDLAAYLLEDHKVASVPGVAFGADACQRLSYATSMKNIEKGIDRIEQAVKDLR; encoded by the coding sequence TTGAAGAAACTCGCACGCAGGGTGGGCAAGATCCAGCCGTCTCCGACACTGGCCATCACGAGCAAGGCCAAGGCGATGAAGGCCCAAGGGATCGACGTCGTCGGGTTCGGGGCCGGCGAGCCGGATTTCGACACGCCGGACCACATCAAGGCGGTGGCCAAAAAGGCTTTGGACGACGGCTACACGAAGTACACGCCGGTTCCCGGGACCCCGGAACTCAAGGACGCCGTGATCGCGAAATTCAAGCGTGACAACGGCCTCGAGTACAAGAGGGAGAACATCATCGTCTCCGTGGGGGCGAAGCACTCCATCTACAACGTCGCCCAGGCGTTTTTCGAGGAAGGGGACGAGATCGTCATCCCCGCTCCCTACTGGGTTTCCTATCCCGACATCGTCCTTCTGGCGGGCGCCACGCCGGTGATCGTCGACACGAAGGAGGAACACGGCTTCAAGCTGACTCCCGAAGAGCTCGACAGGGCGATCACGCCCAGGACGAAGTGCGTGATCCTGAACAGCCCCTCCAACCCCACGGGGGCGGCGTACACCGGGGAGGAGCTGAAACGGATCGCGGAGGTGATCGTCCGCCGGGACGTGACGGTCCTGTCCGACGACATCTACGAGAAGCTCGTGTACGACGGCTTCCGGTTCGCAAGCATCGCCTCCTTCGGGGAGGAGATCCGGAAACGGACGATCGTCGTCAACGGGTTGTCCAAGGCGTACTCGATGACGGGGTGGAGGATCGGGTACGTGGCGGCGGACAAGGAGCTGGTCGAGGCGATGAACAACATCCAGAGCCAGAGCACGAGCAACCCGGTCTCCTTCTGCGACAAGGCGGCGGTCGAGGCGCTCAACGGCCCGCAGGATTTCCTGAAAGGATGGGTGGCCGAATTCGACCGGAGGCGCCGCTATATCGTGGACCGGCTCAACAAGATCCCCGGAGTCTCCTGCCTTCTCCCCCAGGGGGCGTTCTACGTCTTTCCAAACTTCTCGAAGGTGTACGGGAAGAAGACCCCGTCGGGCAGGAAGATCGACAGCTCCTCCGATCTTGCCGCCTATTTGCTGGAGGATCACAAGGTGGCGTCCGTCCCGGGGGTGGCGTTCGGGGCCGACGCCTGCCAGCGGTTGTCGTACGCGACGTCGATGAAGAACATCGAGAAGGGAATCGACCGCATCGAGCAGGCCGTCAAAGACCTCCGCTAG
- the coaD gene encoding pantetheine-phosphate adenylyltransferase, whose product VEVDSFRGLLIEYVRHKEAHVVVRGLRAISDFEYEFQMAHMNKKLSPEVDTVFMMTGERYSYISSHIAKEIARFGGKIDDLVPPLVRDRMLRKLGKKI is encoded by the coding sequence GTGGAGGTGGACTCCTTCCGGGGGCTTCTCATCGAATACGTGCGCCACAAGGAAGCGCACGTGGTGGTCCGGGGCCTCCGGGCCATTTCCGATTTCGAGTACGAGTTCCAGATGGCGCACATGAACAAGAAGCTCTCCCCCGAGGTCGACACCGTCTTCATGATGACGGGGGAGCGCTATTCCTATATCAGCTCCCACATCGCCAAGGAGATCGCGCGATTCGGCGGGAAGATCGACGACCTGGTCCCCCCCTTGGTCCGGGACAGGATGCTCCGGAAGCTCGGGAAGAAGATTTGA